Proteins from a genomic interval of Pseudoalteromonas aliena SW19:
- a CDS encoding VOC family protein — translation MYYPEFRLLSLSPLLLLSASVIADTPKDVKNWVGGVDHLGLTVSNLDASKAFFADVLGFKTLGSDSTYPAYFLSNNKITITLWRVKNDEKRVEFNRAENVGLHHLALSVESIEKLAQLHDHLKTQNNIKIEFAPENLGNSPTQHMMIREPRAC, via the coding sequence ATTTATTATCCAGAGTTCAGGTTACTTAGTCTTTCTCCCCTACTCCTGCTATCCGCTTCTGTTATTGCTGATACACCAAAAGACGTTAAAAATTGGGTTGGCGGCGTCGATCATCTAGGTTTAACCGTATCAAACCTAGATGCTTCAAAAGCATTCTTTGCAGATGTACTTGGTTTTAAAACGCTAGGAAGTGATTCAACCTATCCCGCTTATTTTTTATCAAACAATAAAATAACTATTACATTGTGGCGAGTTAAAAATGATGAAAAACGTGTGGAGTTTAATCGAGCAGAAAATGTGGGGTTACACCACTTAGCACTCAGTGTTGAGAGTATTGAAAAGTTAGCGCAGCTACACGATCATTTAAAAACGCAAAATAATATTAAAATTGAATTTGCACCAGAGAATTTAGGCAATAGCCCAACGCAGCATATGATGATAAGAGAGCCTAGGGCGTGTTGA